Genomic DNA from Burkholderia plantarii:
GCCTCGCACGACCTGCGCAGCCCGCTCAACGCGATGCACAGCTGGGCCTACGTGCTCGAACGCCAGCTGCCGCCCGGCGACGCGGCGCTGCAACGCGCGCTCGACGGCATCCGGATCGGCATCGAACAGCAGACGAAGCTGATCGGCGCGGCGCTCGACGCGCCGCGCGCCGATACGCGCACGCTCGCGCTCGCCCATCAAAGCTGCGCGCTGGCGCCGCTCGTCGACGAGGTCGCGGCGCTGGCGCGCGTGGCGCTCGGCGATGCGCGCGCTGTCGATCTCGCGACCGCGCTGGAAGCCGCGCCCGACGCGTCGCTGAACGCCGATCGCGAGCGGCTCGCGCAGACGCTGTGGTCGATGACGGTGTTCGCGATCGAGGCCGGCGCGCCCGGCGCGGCCGTCACGCTCGCCTGCGACGCGCGGCGCGCGGCCGACACGGTCAGTTTCGAGGTCAGCTTCACGCCGGAGCCGGCCGCGCTGGTCGAGCCCTCGCTGCCGCACGCGCTCGACAGCGGCGCGCGGCGCGAGGCGCTGCTCGAACGCGACGCGCGCCGCCCGCCCTGGGCGCTCGCGCTCTGCCATCGCGTCGCGCTCGCGCACGGCGGCAGCTTCACGCCGCCCGTGCTCGAAGCCGGCAGCGCCGCGCGCATCGTGCTGACGCTGCCGCGCACGGCCACCGCGTGAGGATTTTTCCGAACGGCGAACTTTACGTTCACCTTTCCACCTCTATACTGACGCTTCCCTTATTTCCGGAGTTGCTGCGTTGACACAGATCATCGCGCTGATCAGCGCGTTGCTGCTGGTAGCCCTGAACGGATTTTTCGTCGCCGCCGAGTTCGGTCTCGTCAAGCTGCGCGCGACGCGCGTGAAAACGCTGGCGCGCCAGCACGGCGTGCGCGGCCGCATCCTGCGCATCGTGCATGCGCGGCTCGACGCCTACCTGTCGGCCTGCCAGCTCGGCATCACGCTCGCCTCGCTCGGCCTCGGCTGGATCGGCGAGCCGGCCTTCGCCGAGATCCTCTCGCCGCTGCTCGACGCGCTCGGCATCCACTCCGTCGAACTGGTCCACGGCATCTCGCTGGTGTTCGCGTTCTCGGTGATCTCGTTCCTGCACATCGTGGTCGGCGAACTCGCACCGAAATCGATGGCGATCCGCCAGCCCGAGCAGGTCGGCCTGTGGCTCGCGCTGCCGCTCTATGCGTTCTACTGGCTGATGTATCCGGCGATCTGGGTGCTCAACACGAGCGCCAACGCGGTGCTGCGCATCGTCGGCCTGACGGCTGAGCACGGCGGCGACTCGCACTACTCCACCGACGAGCTGAAACTGATCCTGCGCAGCCGCCGCAACGCGGCGAGCACCTCGAAGGCGCCGATCGCGGCCTACAGCCGGGACGAGTGGAACACGCTCGCGCATTCGCTCGATTTCACCTCGATGACGGTCTCGGACCTGATGCGCCCGGCCAACGAGATGGTCGGCCTGCGCCGCGACCTGCCGCTCGTCGACAACATGGCGGTGGTCGCGCGCCACCGCTTCAGCCGCTATCCGCTGTTCACCGACGCCTCGCGCGAGCACGTGTCCGGCCTGATCCACCTGAAGGACCTGCTGCTCGCGCGCCACGCGGGCGCCGCGCTCGAGGACCTGTCCGACTACGTGCGCCCGGCGCAGTACGTGAAGCCCGACATGCCCGCGCTCGAACTGTTCCGGCGCTTTCGCAAGGGCGCGCCGCATTTCGCGCTGGTCGGCAACAAGCACGAGAAGCCGATCGGCTTCCTCACGCTCGACAACCTGCTCGGCGCGCTGGTAGGCCAGATCCACGACGAATTCCGCCAGGGCGACGCCGACTGGGCGCGCCTCGACGACGGCACGCTGATGGGCAAGGGCAGCCTGCCCGTGGTGTCGCTCGAACAGGCGCTCGGCATCGACATCGACGAAGGCCGCGCCGAATCGGTGGGCGGCCTCGTGATCCAGGCGCTCGGCGACCTGCCCACCGAGGGCCAGCGCGTGTCGTTCGAGCGCTTCGACGTGGTGGTCAAGAAGATGAACGGGCCGCGCATCGTGCTGGTGCGCGTCTATCCGAAAGCATTCAAGGAAGCCGACGAGTAGGCGCGGCGTTCCCGCCTGTTTGTCCCTCACGCCCGCGCGGGGCAAGGCCATCGCGCGCGGGCGTGCCGTTTCACCCAGGTGTCGGTCCGCTCAGGCGCCGCGCACCATCTCGCCCGTGATCCAGTCGATCACCGACGCGTGCTTCGGCTGCCAGCCGAGCAGGCGCCGGGCGCGCTCGCCGCGCACGCGGCTGTTCGAGCCGAGCCCGTAGTTCGCCATCTCGTAGCCCCATTCCGCCTCGGCCTCGGCAAGCGGCCAGTCCTCGGCCGCGCCGAGCCCCATCGCGGTCGCGATCGCGGCCGACATGTCGCGAAACGCGGCCTCGCCGTTCTCGATGAAGTAGAACGTGCCGTCGGCCGGCGTGCGTTCGAGCGCGAGCCGGTAGACCTCGACCACGTCGTCGATGTGAACGTTCGACCAGATGTTGCGGCCCGGGCCGACGTGGCGCACCACGCCACTCTTCTGCGCCTGCCGTACCAGCCGCGGCAGCTGCACGCTCTCGCGCGGCAGCCCGCGGCCATGGCCGTAGATCAGCGTGTTGCAGAGCACGGCAGGGCGAATCCCCGCCTGCGCGGCGCCCAGCACGAGCCGGTCGATCGCCACGCGCGGCGCCTTGTCGGCGGTCGGCTCGGGCAGCGCGTCCTCGTGGTAGACCTGCTCGCCGGCTTCGCCGCCCGACGCGTCGCCGACGATGCTCGATCCGCTCGTATGCAGCAGCACCTTGCCGGAATCGCGCAGGCCCTCGATCAGCGCCTCGACCGCGCCGCGATGGTCGCTGTCGGCCGCGTTGATCACGGCGTCGGCCGCCTGCGCCTCGCGCACCAGCAGCGCGCGGTCGTCGAGCGAGCCGACACGCGGCTCGACGCCGATCGCGCGCAGTTCCGCGGCCTGCTGCTCGCGCCGCACCAGCCCGCCCACGCGATGGCCGTCGGCGGCAAGCCCCGCCGCGATCGAACCGCCGATGAAACCGCCCGCTCCCGTGATGAAGATCTTCATGCTGGACTCCTTGTCCGATTCGTTGGGTGACGGCCAGTGTGAGGGCGGACGAGGCGCGCAAAAACCATGTTAGGCTCAAGTCATTCTTGAATCCGGATCAACAATGAAGACGTCGACCGAAGAGTTGCAGACCTTCGTCGCGATCATCGACAGCGGCTCGATCACGGCCGCCGCCGAGCAGCTCGGGCAGACCGTGTCGGGCGTGAGCCGCGCGCTGAACCGCCTCGAGCGCAAGCTCGGCGTGACGCTGCTGCGCCGCACGACGCGCAGTTCGCAGCTGACCGACGAGGGCGAACTGCTGCTGGCGCGTGCGCGCGACATCCTGCAATCGGTGGAGGAAGCGGAGACGGCGGTCTCGCTCGGCCGCGTCAAGCCGGCCGGCAAGCTGCGCGTGGACGCGGCCACGCCGTTTATGCTGCATGCGATCGTCCCGCATCTGCCGGTATTCACGGCGCGCTACCCCGACATCGAACTCGAACTGACCAACAACGAACGGTTCGTCGACCTGATCGAGCAGCGCATCGACATCGCGATCCGGATCGGCGCGCTGCCCGATTCGACGCTGCATGCGCGAGCGCTCGGTTCGAGCCCGCTGCACGTGCTGGCGAGCCCCGCCTATCTGGCCGCCCACGGCACGCCGCGCAGCGTGGCCGACCTGGCCGCGCATCGGCTGCTCGGCTTCAGCGATATCGAGGCGCTGAACCGCTGGCCGCTGCGCCGGCGCGCGGGCGACGGCGGCAAGCGAGACGACGACGGCGCGGGCCTGACGATCGATCCCGCGCATACGGCCTCCAGCGGCGAGACGCTACGGCATCTCGGGCTCGCGGGGGTCGGCATCGTCTGCCTGTCCGATTTCATGACGGCGGCCGACATCGCCGAGGGGCGGCTCGTGCCGCTGCTCGCCGAGCTGATGACGGACTACCGGCAGCCCGTCAACGCCGTCTACTACCGGCACGCGGCGCTGACGGGCCGTGTGCAGGGTTTCCTCGATTTCCTGAGCCAGCATGTGCGGCTCTGAACCCGTGCCGACGATGCCCGCGCTACCGCCCTTCTACCTGATCACGCCCGAGCCGGCCTCGGACGCGCGTGCCGATCTCGACGCGTTCGTCGCGCGGCTCGACGCGGCGTTCGCGACCGGCAT
This window encodes:
- a CDS encoding sensor histidine kinase, which codes for MTLSHDDPAAALLRERAARYVTENALFAREQALSVASHDLRSPLNAMHSWAYVLERQLPPGDAALQRALDGIRIGIEQQTKLIGAALDAPRADTRTLALAHQSCALAPLVDEVAALARVALGDARAVDLATALEAAPDASLNADRERLAQTLWSMTVFAIEAGAPGAAVTLACDARRAADTVSFEVSFTPEPAALVEPSLPHALDSGARREALLERDARRPPWALALCHRVALAHGGSFTPPVLEAGSAARIVLTLPRTATA
- a CDS encoding hemolysin family protein; the protein is MTQIIALISALLLVALNGFFVAAEFGLVKLRATRVKTLARQHGVRGRILRIVHARLDAYLSACQLGITLASLGLGWIGEPAFAEILSPLLDALGIHSVELVHGISLVFAFSVISFLHIVVGELAPKSMAIRQPEQVGLWLALPLYAFYWLMYPAIWVLNTSANAVLRIVGLTAEHGGDSHYSTDELKLILRSRRNAASTSKAPIAAYSRDEWNTLAHSLDFTSMTVSDLMRPANEMVGLRRDLPLVDNMAVVARHRFSRYPLFTDASREHVSGLIHLKDLLLARHAGAALEDLSDYVRPAQYVKPDMPALELFRRFRKGAPHFALVGNKHEKPIGFLTLDNLLGALVGQIHDEFRQGDADWARLDDGTLMGKGSLPVVSLEQALGIDIDEGRAESVGGLVIQALGDLPTEGQRVSFERFDVVVKKMNGPRIVLVRVYPKAFKEADE
- a CDS encoding NAD-dependent epimerase/dehydratase family protein, with amino-acid sequence MKIFITGAGGFIGGSIAAGLAADGHRVGGLVRREQQAAELRAIGVEPRVGSLDDRALLVREAQAADAVINAADSDHRGAVEALIEGLRDSGKVLLHTSGSSIVGDASGGEAGEQVYHEDALPEPTADKAPRVAIDRLVLGAAQAGIRPAVLCNTLIYGHGRGLPRESVQLPRLVRQAQKSGVVRHVGPGRNIWSNVHIDDVVEVYRLALERTPADGTFYFIENGEAAFRDMSAAIATAMGLGAAEDWPLAEAEAEWGYEMANYGLGSNSRVRGERARRLLGWQPKHASVIDWITGEMVRGA
- a CDS encoding LysR family transcriptional regulator, with translation MKTSTEELQTFVAIIDSGSITAAAEQLGQTVSGVSRALNRLERKLGVTLLRRTTRSSQLTDEGELLLARARDILQSVEEAETAVSLGRVKPAGKLRVDAATPFMLHAIVPHLPVFTARYPDIELELTNNERFVDLIEQRIDIAIRIGALPDSTLHARALGSSPLHVLASPAYLAAHGTPRSVADLAAHRLLGFSDIEALNRWPLRRRAGDGGKRDDDGAGLTIDPAHTASSGETLRHLGLAGVGIVCLSDFMTAADIAEGRLVPLLAELMTDYRQPVNAVYYRHAALTGRVQGFLDFLSQHVRL